The sequence below is a genomic window from Meles meles chromosome 3, mMelMel3.1 paternal haplotype, whole genome shotgun sequence.
TTTCCTTTATATCTTGTATGTTTatcttccttatttaaaaaagggcaagaggtacttgggtggctcagttggctaggtGTTAGACCCttgtttcagttcaggtcacgatttcagggtgCTGAGAcggagccccacgtctggctctgtgctcagtggggagtctgcttctctccctctctcccccctcctctttctctctcccttagtCATTCCCACTTGTGTGAGcactcactctaaaataaataaatggatcttttaaaaataaagaagggcagatgtggtacatatacatgatggagtattatgcctccatcagaaaggatgaatacccaacttttgtagcaacatggacgggactggaggagattatgctgagtgaaataagtcaagcagagagagtcaaatatcatatggtctcacttatttgtggagcatagcaaagaacatggaggacatggggagatggagaggagaaggaagttgagggaaagtggaaggggagatgaaccatgagagactatggactctgaaaaacagcctgagggttttgaaggggtggggtgggaggttggggaaccaggtggtggggaatagggagggcacgtattacatggagcactaggtgtggtgcaaaaacaatgaatactgttacgctgaaaataaaaaaaaaaaaaataaagaagggcaGGATCTACATTGAAGTCATTACTCAAAGGCATGGTATATGAAACACATATTTGATAAATGTTTACAGAATTAACTACTCTTTACTAAAGATGGAATGAGCTGAATAGCTAAGCCATTAATTTATCTCAGGGATGAAATCTTTCCAGGACTTATCTTTTGGCTTGAATTAACAAAACCAttaaaaattcttcttctttAGGGCTCTAACTGGGGTGTGCACTCACATCACTAACACATATGCCACTTCCATGCTTCTGCAgacttttacattttctttgctaAGGAGACATTCAGCATTTGTTTGCCAGTAGCTACATGCAACCAAACAGTCCTCCTAGGACTCTGCCCTAGTAATCCCGGTACTGACCTGCCACAGGTATGACTAGAATTCCTTTGTTCTGGTTCATTAGCCAAGCAGTTTGGTTATACCACATGTATGTGAATGAATAAAagtaccctttaaaaaaaaaacaaaccaacccaacACTGACGTTGGTCTTCCTTagctttaaattatataaaaatagtgTTCCTATGCTGGAAAATAATCAGTAATACAGTAATACAGTTTAAGTTTTCAGAAGTACCCAGCTCAAgaattaaacacattttttaaattgcaaagaTGTTACCTGCATAAATTTATAGTATAGAGCAAGTataatttttatacttcttttaaagttctatttGTTTAAGAGTTATTTGAAGCCCTCTACATTGTTTTTAAGGTAGACTTTCTGAATATTCACTTAACATATGACCATCTCCAATTTATCTATGGGTTTAAGtcaaattttcaacaaaaagtaTTGGATTTCATAGCTTCAATATATTAACCATGAAGTATATTATAATGGTgccaaaatatattcattttttacattCTACAATATATGCTTTGATGCCACATTACACCATCACCTGCAGATAAACCGAACTACAATGCTTTTGTCAGCATCCagtcaaaaatataataattaccCATAATTATACTCTCTAaccaaatgatgaaaaataattaacCTGATTGAAGCACTCAATGCAgtaattttattctattcagtCTATGACTAGGATAATAAGCAATGAGTTTGCcgaattgtttaaaaaatgattatgcaAAGTTGCAGCTTTCTATATTTAAGCTCTGTGGATGTTGTTAATATTCACATACTGATTAATAAGGATTGCTATTTACTATAAACAAGTAGGTAACAAAGacaatttgcaaaaaaaaaaaaagtgtacttaGAAATATACTGGTCCTCAAATATCCAAATTTTCATGAGCACCTCATCCACTGGCTTTAATTGGTCTCCAGAGCACCTGCAATTTATTGTTCAGCACCTTCGCATAACCATTTTTGAACCTATCATTATAGATACAGGAGTTTAAACCATAGAGAAGTACTCTTTCCTATAAAATTACAATAAGGGTCAATTGTTATGAAGATAAACTTCACAAATCAGTAGAGTTAACCACATCTGGATCATATGAGCACATAATTACATAATGTTCcttaaaaatatccatttaaGCTAAAAGTGATGGAAGTCAATTCATTTGCCACTCGATTAAATTAGAAGGACTTCTTTGTttcaacctgagctgaaataaaatcATTGCAAACAATCCGAACatgaacaaattttaaatgtctatgaCAATCTCACCTCAACATCATGAGATTAGTATACATGTAAAATACTAGGATTGAGGAAAACTTCCCGAGAGGACATTTCCTAACCATATGTGAACAGAGACAGGTTTACACTTGCCAATTTTAAGAGAGGTGCATGATTATTAAGTTCACTTAGACAGAAATGTCATTTCAACACTCATTAAAACCATGTTTTTATAATATAGGTATTCAAAGTTAGCTCCTCTCCCCAAACCCCAAGATTTTACAACACGGAATTTTTAGTAAACCTCTTCAAAAAATTACCTGCTTCTGTAGCCATCTTTCATGCCTTCGTTGTTTCCTTCTCAGATTTTTCAActtgctcctttctctcttactGAGCCTCTGGTTAATGGCTCCCAGTGAAAAACTGCCCGAGCGCAGGAAGTCCAGTGCTGAGAGGGGCTCTTCCTGGTCCGGGGCCTCTAGCATGCTCCTGCCAGCTGAGGGCAGGTCCATCACGAAAGTCAGGTTGTTAGAACTTGCATGGTCAGAGTATACTGCAGAAGCTTCTAGACCACACTGAAATTCTCCTCCTCTTTGTGTCTGGGTCTCACGGGGAGCCACTGAAAATCTTTGCAGCAGCATATTAGGATCAAAATTGGATGAAATCTGAAAGGAACAGTTATTTTTACTAGATTCTAAAGGCAAGCCTGAAAGGTGAATAGGCTGTGTTTCATTTAGCCTGGGACAGGCAGCAGtcttactatgtattttataaaaagtggGTAACAAAGTCAGTTTCTCACTGATGTTCAGATCCAAACTATGTGATTTCCTATGAAAAGCTCTTGTAGTGCATTTGCCAGTCACAAGCTGAGGAACAAAAAGCTGGTATTTTGGATCTGATGCTTTGAAGAGCAGTTTTTCAttcttcatctgaaaatatgTTGACCGTACCTCCAGGCAGAGTGCTTCTGTTAATCTTCCAGAGCCATTATTATTTTGGGCCATATTTAAAACTCCGTGATTTCTGTTTCTGGAGGCGCCACCTGTCAGCAGAGTTTCCTTGTCACAACCTGACTGAACTCTAGGATGTGACAAGTATTTCAGCGATGGTCTCATTAGTCGGCCTGCCCGTGTTGGCTGATAATCGGTCCAGCTCTTAGAGAGATGTACAGCTGCAAGCTGGCCACAGGAACATTTTGGAGTGCTGACAAAATTAAAGCCCCCTAAACGGGCCCCACAGAAAGGGCAATTCAGTTTTCCAACTGTCCACTGGGCCTACAGGTAATAAAGGAAAGTAAGACAATGCTTTCATTGTAAAGTAATCAAATAGAATgtgagctgtattttttttttttttaaagccaaccACATGAAAGTTTTCTATGCCACAGAAAAGgctagttttctgttttctgattggTAGACAGAATAGTAAAGGGAAACAAGCCTTCTAATAAACAGAGATAAGCAACTCCAAAGTTCTAGAATGATAACATACTGCACATCAGCGCACCCCAACAATACTCCTAAGCATTCTAAAAGAATCTCTCAAACAATAGGCTGAATATGGATACAGTGTgaactaatgaaaagaaaaatacactatGGAACCAGGAAGCAAATCAGTCTACAGAGCTTAATTTGCAAGTAAAATCTCACAGAAAAGTGTCTGTTTTGATACCCTTCTTGCATACCAAACACTGTGGGAGGGAACCTTGGTTCCCTCAACAGAATAAAGCTCTTCCTGCCTTTTTACATACAACCAAAAGATACTGGTTGCATACATAACAGTGTATTTCCTATATGCAAGTGTGAAATTAATAATGAACtggcttaaaattatttttttcaggagaGACAGTGGAGTATCTGCAGCACCCTCAAACATTTTGTAAAGTTCAGGACAGTGAAAGCCAGGGCACTGGCTTGTTCCCAGGAAATCATTACAGTGTGAGAATGAATGCAGAGGATATCtatcaaatgttattttttaacaacaacaaaaaagtcagtGGAGAATGGCaactatatttttttcaaaaatcatatTACTTAACACTTTTTCAATGCGTGTTTCAAAATGTGAGAAATAATAATATCATACTGTTAACAAGGTGAGTTCTTGCTCTTATAATATTTCATTAAGGAGCCTTAAAAATTTGGTAATTTGATTTTGATTGTACCACTGAGAATCATTAATTATccagtttattttatatacatatgataCACGAATAATATGGGATATTTCATTTACTCAGTAGACttgttctaggtgctggagataacagtaataaacaaaagagaaagatttcTGACTTTATGGAGTTTTTATTCTGGTAGGGGAGCTAGGCAATTAACAAGACCAGTAAGTCAAAGATGTATGTGGGTAagcacatgtgcatgcatgtgtgtgtgtgtgtgtgtgtgtgtgtgtgtgtatttatgtctATATTTATATAGGTGAAATATGCTCATGCATGCTAATGAgtactatatattacatattttatgtgtgtgtatgtaaaacaCAGCTATTTAAatcagagaggaggagaaaggaagtatGGAATGATAATAGCAGAGTAGGGGAACTGACGGTTTGCAGAGGCAATGCCTCATTGTGAGTAAAGATACACTGAAATAAGGGAAGCAGTAAATAACTGTGGGAAGAGCAATCAAGGAAGGGGAAATACCATGTTTTAAAGTCTGAAATAGAAAAGTACCTGGAGCTCTCCAGTAATAATGAAGAAGCCAGTAGTTGTAATCAAGAGTTACAGACCCTTTCTTATCTCTTGAAAGAATGCATTCAAGAAAAATAGCTCTTAAAAAAATCCTGGAAGTAGTAAATTCCTAATTTTACTCAGAAACTAAGGAACTTACTTTTTGTATTAGGCAGTTTATCCATTCTGGAAGAGCTTCTATATCCATGTGCCACACATGACAAATACTATGATCATCAGCAGAATCATGTCTGTCCTGTTGTATCAAAATGCATGATATTAGTTATTACCAGTTCtggatttatttaacaaatttcaTATTTGagtaaaacacaaaaatataaattcagtttTAGCTAGGAAGAAAATAACCACTGCTCTCCTCTTCTCATTCCCATACCCAAAACAAACCCACaaggacaaaaacaaattttCAGGGAATAACTgcttgtgaattaaaaaaaaaaaaaaaagcctccattCCATTGATTttatcaaattaaatttaaaatttagcaaAAAGTCATTCAGTAGACAAATCTGGCACCCTATTCCTTTTCCTGAATGTGAGGAAAAAATAATGCCATTCATGACAACTTTCCCAGGTCTTTAATCCCTGATTCCATCTGGACTCTACTAAGATAGAATAAAGAAGCTGCTATACAATCTATCGAGATACTCAAGGAAAGCACAAGAGGATgggggagaagaataaattcataGGCAACCAGAAAAGCCTCAACTAAATTTCAGCTGtattagaagaagaaaatttcagagaGAAATACTTTTGGCTTTCTGAAACAGATGTGTAGGAATATATGTGATATACAGGTGAAACTGTACACATATCAGAAAAATGCAGGGCAGGCTAGCATGGAGATACAGGACTCTTCATAACCTTAATTAACCTTACACCAATTTACCtttacctctctgggtctcagttttctcacctgtaaaaaaACTTCTCGATAATTGCTAAGATCCCTTCTGAGTATACAAAATTGCATTCTGTGATGGCAGAAAAGAGTTTCTTGAGAAGAACAGGGAAAAATAACGCTTCTGTCCATATACCCATTCCCAGCATCAGATTTTACATAGCAGTAGCTTTTCCAAGTTGCCAAagcataatgtttttttttagatttccctAGCAGTGACACTATTAGGTactataattacattaaaaaataaataaggaaattacTAAACATACTTGCAAAGTCTGTATGCACAATGATAAGAATGAAATAAGAATTTCTGTAAGAACCTTTTGCCAAATAATCTACATTAGATTGTGATGTGGAACCAAGATTGCCAAATTTCTAGATTTAGTTTCCCAAGGTGGTGCCTCTGGGCCCTATATCACTTTCTCTTCCATGAATACATCTTAAGATACTAAATGGTGGCCCAGTATACAAGAAAAATTTCAGTATGATTTATTTACATGTCagaaagatctataaagaaaccACCTTTACCTAATTTCTGTCAGGCTCCCAAAAGATCACAACTTAATTAAAATGTGAAAGGGAACTGAGCTCTTGTTGTATGCTAGACcacatttcattatttcatatacTGTACACAACAGTATTTGATATACTATAAACGAGAGCACTAAGCCAAATTCACTATTGTAACAGAGGAAAAATACTTTTGTTAAAAGGTCtgaaaaaattttccatttctaatttctgATTCAAAAACAAAGGCTGAAAATAGTTCAAAGGCAAATACAAAGTCCTCTGAGAAGGGTATATAGTGGGCCAAagagaaattttatagttttattaatgATGCCTGAATTCTAAATCTGGCTAACAGACTGCAACTTACTACATGAATagaaagaataataagaaaaggCAAGGCAAATCCATGTCAAAATCAAGAAGGTATTATTGAATGGAAGCAAAGttaggaagaaaggaggagataCTAGAAACAGTCTCTAGCTCAATCATCTTACTGATCCCTAATATATATGTCCTCACAAGAGTGTCGGGCGGATGTACAAAGGTTTATTTTATCCTAGATTCTCATAAaaccaaagaaggaaaaattcagGTAGAGGGAAGTAATTACGAGTTCCAGTATAGTAAAGTAAGCACATAATCTAGTGTATCCTCCCTCTCAAAACAAAGTATTTATCAAAGACAATTATAAAAGTAAACAAGAGCTGAACTAAAAAATATAGCTGGGAGATTTCTGTGAACCAGAAATATGAGGAGCCTCTGAAAGATCAATGAGGAAACAGCAGCACAATGTATGCAAGTTCCAAGTACATAATAGATGAGAATAACACAAATAATGGTCCATATCAATGTGGTGAAAATGAGAGACAAAAAAAAGCCCTGGGTAACTAACAGGGGTAGAAtggatgtctgtctgtctctagGCAAGAGGTACacctaagaaagagagaaatagagcaaCATCTCAGAGCTGGAAATgtctagaaaaaaatggaaagcagtTACAGGAACTCCAGAAGATGAGCTACTGAGGATCAATCTCTATTCTTGCTGAAAATAGTACCATGACATATAAAGAACATGAGCTGGATTTCTTTGTACTAATAAGATACACCTCTACTACTActgtttgctatttttaaaatgtcaagtgaattagaaataaatgcaCTCTGAGCTATGCTATTAAAAGCATACACAACCTAAAAATAAGTAGTATTACAACTTTTCTAAGGaaacaaacataaatataaaaagtacATAAGAGGCCATGTACCAAGTTGACAACATTGGTTAGATTTGAAGGAAGAAAGACGAAGGTTAGGAGTTACTAAAAGGAAACGTTAACTTTCTCATTATTGCTTTACTGGgagaatatattaaataatacttatataattaaaatttaatttgaaaattgattcaagtaaaaataaaagaaactgattACTTCTGATTCTGGCCATGAAAAAGTAAGTGGTATTAGACATGTTCTCAGAAGCATTTTAATAGATAACACTTAGCAATAACTTACAactgtcagaaaggctaaaataaaaagctcaagaaataacaggtgttgacaaagatgtggagaaaaatgtcATTGGCAATCACTTTTGGTGTGACTATAAATGagtacagtcactgtggaaaacagtatggaggctctttaaaaaattaaaaatacaggcgacaaa
It includes:
- the RNF180 gene encoding E3 ubiquitin-protein ligase RNF180, whose protein sequence is MKRGKELITQHHNQEDISILRCWKCRKCIANSGCLMNYLENQVLTDRHDSADDHSICHVWHMDIEALPEWINCLIQKAQWTVGKLNCPFCGARLGGFNFVSTPKCSCGQLAAVHLSKSWTDYQPTRAGRLMRPSLKYLSHPRVQSGCDKETLLTGGASRNRNHGVLNMAQNNNGSGRLTEALCLEVRSTYFQMKNEKLLFKASDPKYQLFVPQLVTGKCTTRAFHRKSHSLDLNISEKLTLLPTFYKIHSKTAACPRLNETQPIHLSGLPLESSKNNCSFQISSNFDPNMLLQRFSVAPRETQTQRGGEFQCGLEASAVYSDHASSNNLTFVMDLPSAGRSMLEAPDQEEPLSALDFLRSGSFSLGAINQRLSKRERSKLKNLRRKQRRHERWLQKQTLNNEMSTDDDNEYAEEKESYICAVCLDVYFNPYMCYPCHHIFCEPCLRTLAKDNPASTPCPLCRTIISRVFFQTELNNATKRFFPKEYLKIKQSFQKSSSAKWPLPSCRKAFHLFGGFHRRAAPVTRRQFPHGAHRMDYLHFEDDSRGWWFDMDMVIIYIYSVNWVIGFIVFCFLCYFFFPF